ATGTGGGGATCCTGGTGTTTTCACAAGTCGAGCGCGAACAATACAGCCTGATTTATGAGAGTTATCCGCACGGCGAAGCACTGATCAAAGGAGAACGGCAGTATTTTGGTTTTGATCATGCATTACTCGGGGCACGCCTGCTCGATCACTGGGATATTCCGGTAGAAATCGTGACCGCCGTCGAAAATCATCATGGTACAAATCAACATGGCTGTCCGCTGGGAGTTGCACTGCGAACAGGTACGCTGCTGGCTGGATCATTATGGAATATCTCTTCGACTGAGTATCTGGAAGCCGAAGATATCCTGGTTTCATTTTTCGATCTCGATGAAGAGCAGATCGAGAAATTAATTGCAGATTGTAAGCAAGATATTGCAGAGAGTGCCGAGTTCTTCGGAGTCAATCTGGAAGGCTGAGAAACCATTACCTCTTCTTTTTCTTCTTCCCGGTTTCTGTTTCGTAAGCCTGTTTGATCGCCTGGATCAATTCGGTCTCGGTGTAGATGTAGCGAGTCGGTTTATTAAACCCCTTGCCCGTCTTCGCTTGAGACAGATATTTTCCGAGATTCTTTCCCCCTTTGGTGGTTGTCATGTATTCAATCATCGTAAAGCCGCCTGGGGAATTGATGAAGTCTCGGATATTTCGTTTGCCATACGGCATGACCAGCAGGCGATCCAGTCGATCATAGCCTCCCGGCATACGGGAAACGCGGCGCATGAACTTGATTCCCTTGGGGGTACTCAATTGTCTGGACAGGTAATCCGTTTCCGGATGGATTCGTTTCAGGATGTCTTTTTCTGCTTTGACGGTCCAGCCCGCTTTCTGGAGCTGTCTGAACAGAGGTTTGATTTTATTGCGCGTCAGGAAATCGCCTGACTGGTAACCTTTCCAGCCCGTGAAGTAATTCTGGGTGATGGTGAGCACCTCTTCCAGGGGAGGGATTTTCTTGGAATCGGGAGTCTCGGGGACGATTTCAGGTAAAGCTGCCTTGTTCTTTGCTTTAGGTTCGGCTGAGAAGGCTGGCGTCGTCAGAATCAGAATGGAAAACAGGATTCCGCAAAATCGCTGATTGAGAAAGTATGACATCAGTGGGTGCACTCCTGAAGAAAGACAAAGCAGGAAAAGAATGAGTCCTTTCGATGTATATCGACCAGATTCTTGCCTCGTCCCAAAACGAAATGCATGATCGATTTGCTGAACCGTCTATCATAAGTTTACCCTCCTGTTGCAAAATGCGCCGTTTTTTTGTCGCAAATGTGTATCATCTTGCGTTATAGACTTGTGTGAGTTCAAATTAGGCAGTTTTGTGGCAATAGAAGAGAGACAAGGTTATTTCAGGAGACTTTAAGGGTTATGATAAATTTTTTAATTTTTCTGAATTTTCTGCCAACTGGAACTTAGTTTGCTGCGTATAATTGTCAACGAGATGGATGTAACTCGTAAACTCTAGAATGAGACAGGGCCGGTTAAATTTTTTCAAAGGAATGTACCCCGAAGAAAGGAGTCCATCAATGTTAGTACTGACGAGACGCAAGGATGAAGAAATCCTGATTAACGGAAACATCTCTATTAAAGTGCTATCAGTAAAGGGAAACCGAGTTCGCTTGGGAGTGGAAGCGCCTGACGACGTGCAGGTGAATCGAGCCGAGATCCAAAAGTTTCTGGGTCAGTTTGAGGTCGATCTCGAGAAAAAGCCCGAGTGCGTTCCCGTTCAAAGTTGTGGTTTCTAAGCAATCACCCAGGTTGCTGAACTAACACCTTGGTCGCTGATTGACCAGTTCGTCTTTTTTCAGATGGCTGGATTTTTCAGGGATGAATGGTCTGTTCTTTGTTTTCCTGCATTACTAAATGTAGCATGAACGTCCTTTACCTACCCCGCCAAACGACCCCGTTTACCAGGTCGGCCGATCATGGCCCCCGAGCACGATCATTTGATTAATCGAAGCCAGCAGTGCTTGCTCATCAAGTAAGCCAGAATAGATTGTTTTCTATCCCTTGGATGTGAAAATAGGATATTTGGTCTAGATTTTCCGATTAAGTTAAAGATACCTGTTAAAGAGATCCGATAGATAGATGGGGGGAAGTGTCTATTGAAACTCTTTGTTCTCGTTGCGATCAGATTGAGAAGTCGGTAGCAGCGGTTCAAGTCAGGTATCACGATGATTTACGGCATGTACCTCTCAGCTCAAGGAGCCGAAGCAAATTCGGTCCGGCTCGATGTGCTCTCAAACAATATGGCAAATGCAAACACGACATCCTTTAAGCGTGATGTTCCGTTGTTTCGCATGAACCCTCCTCGTGATGAGAAGGAGGGGAACCTGAGTCCATTGCCCGGTGATTTAGAAAATCACACCGGCGGCATTTCTCTAGAAGCCATTACTACGGACTTTCAGAACGGTTCCTTGATCCCCACCGAAGGCGAATTTGACATCGCATTGAAAGGGCAGGGGTTCTTCCAGGTTGGCAACAGACAAGAATCATTTCTGACTCGCAACGGGGCGTTGACGATTGACGCTGACCGTCGGCTTGTGACGGCCGATCAGGGTTTGCCCATTCTTGCCAAAGATGGAAATCCGATCGAGATCCCTGCCGATGCGGTGCATGTAGGAATTTCGACGGATGGACTTGTCACTCCCTTTGCCAAGGATGGGCAATCGTTGGGGCCTGTTGGTCAGTTGGCGGTGATGATGCCTTCCTCGCTCGATAGTTTAGTCAAAATGGGGAACAGTCTTTACACAACAGAGGGGCGTGTTGAGCCATCAAAAGCACCGGTCAATATTTCACAGGGTTTTCTGGAAGCATCAGGCACGAACTCGGTCGAAGAGATGATGGAATTAGTCAGTACTTCTCGGATGTTTGAATCTAATATCAACATGATCAAGTTACAGGATGAATCTTTGGGACGTTTATTACAGAGTATGCCGCGTCGCTAGGAAAGCATTTTAGAATAGAAAGTGAACCTGTTGTAATCAGTAACACAGGTTGTGGGAGTAAGGAGACTACCAATGGCAATCAGAGCCCTTTATACCAGTGCATCCGGAATGGCCGTCAATGATTTCAATCTTGATACGATTGCGAATAATCTGGCCAACGCAGGAACGACTGCATATAAGCAGAGTCGGGCGAATTTTGAAGACATTTTCTATGAACACTTTAAATTACCAGGCTTGCAGGACAACCAGGGAAATCTCACTCCCACCGGAATCAGTCTTGGTCTGGGAGCCCGGGTTCAGAGTACCGAAGGGGACTTCAGCCAGGGTTCGATTTTGCCGACTGATGGTACGTATGATATGGCGATCGTCGGCGACGGCTTTTTTCAGGTGAACGACGGCACGCAAACTCTCTACACCCGTGCCGGAAATTTTACACTGAATGCAAATGGCAATATTGTGATGGCGTCTGCGGATACGGGCTATCTTCTGGAACCGAATATTTCGATTCCACAGGACGCGATTAATGTTTCGATCTCCGGAGATGGCGTCGTCAGCTATCAACAGCAGGGTTCGCCCCAGATTCAGATTGCCGGCAATCTTCAGATTGCCAGATTTATCAATAATCAAGGCCTCCTGCGTCAGGGAGATAACCTGTTTGCAGAAACAACCGCGTCTGGGAATCCGCAGGTCGGAAATCCAGGAACAGAAGGACGCGGACTGATACGTCAGGGTTTTCTGGAACAATCCAATGTGGAGCCAGTTCGAGAATTAGTGGAACTGATCAAAACACAAAGAAATTTTGAATTGAACAGTCAGGTGGTTCAGGCCGCCGACCAGGCGTTACAAACTGTTGCTAACTTGCGCCGGTTCTAAACTGAGTTCAACGATTTATCACTAACACAAAGTTTATTTTTATGTTTCGCCTTGGGATTAATTCGTGTTTGAGTTGTTTGCTGGTCATCTGCTGTCTGAGCAGAGGAGGCGAGCTGAATGCGGAGATTTTACGTCTGAAGGCGGCAGCTGTTGTTGATTCACCGATTGTACGTCTGGGTGATGTTGCCGATGTTCTGAACGCGGATCCGGAACAGGCTGCTCGTATGGAACAGATGACCTTGTTGCCCGCGCCATCAAAGGGACGAACCCGTGTGATTACCGTTTCCGAAATTCGCGGTCGGTTGCAGGCCTTGGGTGTGGATCTCAGTCGGCTGGAACTGACTGGAAAAAGCCAGGTACGAGTGACTTTGAAAGAGGCGACCCCAACGGTTTCTCAGAATCCTGTTGCCACACAACAGACCATACAGAAAGCAGAAGCGAAAGTACAACAGGCGCTCTCCGAGTGGATCAAGGTATATTATCCCGATGCGAGTGCCTTTACGGTTACCGTGCGCGTTCAGCCTGCGGATGCCTCTCTGATTCTTGCGAATCGAGCCGATTCATTCCGTTTTCCAGGACTGAACCGGTTTGCGGACACGGAACAGATTGTCGGCATGAATTTGATCGATGCTCAGGGGACTGCCCGGCTGGTACGTCTCTTCTGCCGGATCCAAAATGTACCGGAAATTCTGGCAGCCAAATATTCCTTGAATAAAGGGACCGTGATTCGTGCGGATGATCTGATGTGGGTCAGGCCTGAGAAAAACCAGACAGGCATTACCGATCCCCGGCTGGTCATCGGTCGGGAGTTGACGCGAACCGTGCACCAGTCAAATGTGATGCGGAGCCAGGATCTGATGGAGGTGCCTCTGATTCGAGACGGTGCCATCGTAACGGTTTATGCACGACGTGGCGGGATCAGTGTCAAAAGAGAAATGCGAGCACGCGGCACAGGGGGAATGGGTGATTCAATCACACTGATTGCTCTGGAAGGCCGCGATCGATTGACGGCAACCGTCACCGGGTACAATCAGGCTGAGGTGAATTATCGGCCCGCGAGTGAAGTCCAACGTTCAGCAGGGATTCAATTCATTTCCGGTACTGCAGAACCCACCGGTTCTATTCAACGCACCGGTGGGGTCCGCAATGCAAGGGGACCAGCGATTCGAAGAGGGGGAATTCGAAGATGAAATGGCACACGAAAAAATGGCAGTCTCTCAGAGAGATGCAGGGAAACAGTGAGCGAATCTGCCAGCAGCAAGGGTTGTTGGCAGTATTACGGGAGGCGATTTCCCTGGGATGTATCGTATTGTTTTGTTCTTCGGTAGCTCAAGCACAGTCTCCAGCAGTGCAAGGAGCAGTACAGGCAAATCCAAACACGACAATTCGATCATCCCAGGGTACTTCCGCCGCCAATGACTCACAGCAAATAAAATCACCTCAAATCAAGCGACAAAGGCGAACAGAACGAGTGGCGGCCCAGGTGGATGAGTTCGGCTTTTCAGCCGAACCCTTGAGACTGACTTCGTCTCTGGCAAACACGTTTGGTCAGGGAGACTTATATACGAACTCTCCCAAGCCACCACTGATTCGAGATTATTCTCTGATTTATGTACCAGCGCCGGAACCCATTGTCGTGAAAGTTCACGATATTATTTCGATTCTGGTTGATGAAAAATCGAGTGTGACTGTGGATTCCCGTTTTAACCGGAATCGTACAGAAACATTAAAAGCCGAGTTAAAAGAGTTCATGCGAATTAATGAAATGGGGAACCTGGCACCAGCCGCCTTGGACAGTCCCAAGATCGATACTCAGCTTCAGGGACGACTGCAAAGTACAGGGCAGTTAGCAGACCGTGAAGGGATTCAGTATCGGATTGCTGCGATTGTGGTTGATATTCGGCCTAACGGGAATCTGATTCTGGAAGCTCGCAAGAGCATTCGTACCAATCGCGATGTGTGGGAGTATCGTTTGACGGGGGAAATTCGCAGTAAAGATGTGAACCGTGACAACACTGCCTTAAGTGAAAATATTGCGAACCTGAATATTGAAAAACACCAGAGGGGCAAAGTTTATCAGAGTACGAAGCGACCGTGGGGAGTTGTTCTGTACGACTGGTTCTTTCCCTTTTAATCCAATGTCCTTATGTTGATCTGCCTCGGGAAGGTATTATGAAAACCCGG
This genomic interval from Gimesia alba contains the following:
- the csrA gene encoding carbon storage regulator CsrA, encoding MLVLTRRKDEEILINGNISIKVLSVKGNRVRLGVEAPDDVQVNRAEIQKFLGQFEVDLEKKPECVPVQSCGF
- a CDS encoding flagellar hook-basal body protein; protein product: MIYGMYLSAQGAEANSVRLDVLSNNMANANTTSFKRDVPLFRMNPPRDEKEGNLSPLPGDLENHTGGISLEAITTDFQNGSLIPTEGEFDIALKGQGFFQVGNRQESFLTRNGALTIDADRRLVTADQGLPILAKDGNPIEIPADAVHVGISTDGLVTPFAKDGQSLGPVGQLAVMMPSSLDSLVKMGNSLYTTEGRVEPSKAPVNISQGFLEASGTNSVEEMMELVSTSRMFESNINMIKLQDESLGRLLQSMPRR
- the flgG gene encoding flagellar basal-body rod protein FlgG, encoding MAIRALYTSASGMAVNDFNLDTIANNLANAGTTAYKQSRANFEDIFYEHFKLPGLQDNQGNLTPTGISLGLGARVQSTEGDFSQGSILPTDGTYDMAIVGDGFFQVNDGTQTLYTRAGNFTLNANGNIVMASADTGYLLEPNISIPQDAINVSISGDGVVSYQQQGSPQIQIAGNLQIARFINNQGLLRQGDNLFAETTASGNPQVGNPGTEGRGLIRQGFLEQSNVEPVRELVELIKTQRNFELNSQVVQAADQALQTVANLRRF
- the flgA gene encoding flagellar basal body P-ring formation chaperone FlgA, which produces MSCLLVICCLSRGGELNAEILRLKAAAVVDSPIVRLGDVADVLNADPEQAARMEQMTLLPAPSKGRTRVITVSEIRGRLQALGVDLSRLELTGKSQVRVTLKEATPTVSQNPVATQQTIQKAEAKVQQALSEWIKVYYPDASAFTVTVRVQPADASLILANRADSFRFPGLNRFADTEQIVGMNLIDAQGTARLVRLFCRIQNVPEILAAKYSLNKGTVIRADDLMWVRPEKNQTGITDPRLVIGRELTRTVHQSNVMRSQDLMEVPLIRDGAIVTVYARRGGISVKREMRARGTGGMGDSITLIALEGRDRLTATVTGYNQAEVNYRPASEVQRSAGIQFISGTAEPTGSIQRTGGVRNARGPAIRRGGIRR
- a CDS encoding flagellar basal body L-ring protein FlgH yields the protein MKWHTKKWQSLREMQGNSERICQQQGLLAVLREAISLGCIVLFCSSVAQAQSPAVQGAVQANPNTTIRSSQGTSAANDSQQIKSPQIKRQRRTERVAAQVDEFGFSAEPLRLTSSLANTFGQGDLYTNSPKPPLIRDYSLIYVPAPEPIVVKVHDIISILVDEKSSVTVDSRFNRNRTETLKAELKEFMRINEMGNLAPAALDSPKIDTQLQGRLQSTGQLADREGIQYRIAAIVVDIRPNGNLILEARKSIRTNRDVWEYRLTGEIRSKDVNRDNTALSENIANLNIEKHQRGKVYQSTKRPWGVVLYDWFFPF